A stretch of the Malus sylvestris chromosome 10, drMalSylv7.2, whole genome shotgun sequence genome encodes the following:
- the LOC126584679 gene encoding uncharacterized protein LOC126584679 yields the protein MGTTVVATSVATRGEVHGAFTTATMGTTAVATSVATRGKVHGAFTTARAVPSKAHGTKTTIQAVPSKFTWTQAQASHSHAPRIEQPASVIQPAPVKQPTLTAQPAPAEQPALVTQPAPDEQPTPVAQPAFVEQPTPVAQPAPAKQPTPVAQPAPAKQPALVTQPAPDEQPTLTAQPAPAEQPALVTQPAPDEQPTPVAQPAFVEQPTPVAQPAPAKQPTPVAQPALVTQPAPDEQPTPVAQPAFVEQPTPVAQPAPAKQPAHDPACSRRATHSHGPACFFRAAHSHGPACSRGFPSSPSRPKTISTIRTYHQAGGILTTFFHGFDISQLKSRARSLPPFHCPRRRIPSKLFQSKWRTTLVSTSHRVDEHPCTTENLGESTFATYRDPTCPGRGIPN from the coding sequence accaccgcggtggctacttcggtagccactcgtggcaaggtccatggagccttcacaacggcccgagccgtgccatccaaggctcacggtaccaagaccacgatccaagccgtgccatccaagtttacgtggacccaagcccaagcctcgcattcacatgcaccgcgcattgagcagcctgcttccgtgatccagcctgctcccgtcaagcaacccactctcacggcccaacctgctcctgccgagcagcctgctctcgtgacccagcctgctcccgacgagcagcccactcccgtggcccaacctgctttcgtcgagcagcccactccggtggcccagccggctcctgccaagcagcccactcccgtggcccagcctgctcctgccaagcagcctgctctcgtgacccagcctgctcccgacgagcaacccactctcacggcccaacctgctcctgccgagcagcctgctctcgtgacccagcctgctcccgacgagcagcccactcccgtggcccagcctgctttcgtcgagcagcccactccggtggcccagccggctcctgccaagcagcccactcccgtggcccagcctgctctcgtgacccagcctgctcccgatgagcaacccactcccgtggcccagcctgctttcgtcgagcagcccactccggtggcccagcctgctcctgccaagcagcctgctcatgacccagcctgctcccgacgagcaacccactcccatggtccagcctgcttctttcgagcagcccactctcacggcccagcctgctcccgtggctttccaagcagcccaagtcggcccaagactatctcaaccatccgaaCCTACCATcaagccgggggcattctcaccacattttttcacggatttgacatttcccaactcaaatctcgcgcccggagtctaccacctttccactgcccaaggaggcgcattccttccaagctcttccaatccaaatggcgaacaacacttgtctcgacaagtcatagagttgacgagcacccttgcacaacagaaaaccttggtgaatcaacttttgcaacgtatcgggatccaacgtgccccggacgaggtatcccgaattag